The following proteins come from a genomic window of SAR202 cluster bacterium:
- a CDS encoding response regulator transcription factor, translated as MTSRPSYMARNQSSQPAYLAALEEHGIAALVVAGKEDLDALKADDPQDVVLIDAEAMPRAELKACARRCAQLEVPAIAMVPERMVASLDTALEVKDFIVSPPRPEEMVKRVLRATDRPKPESGGETIKVGDLIINPTNYEVSLRGRSVNLRFKEYELLHLMATNPGRVFTREMLLERIWGYDYLGGTRTVDVHVRRLRSKIEDADNPLIETVWNVGYRFKDARRAT; from the coding sequence ATGACTTCACGGCCCTCATACATGGCCCGCAACCAGAGTTCGCAGCCCGCCTACCTCGCCGCCCTTGAAGAGCATGGGATCGCCGCGCTCGTCGTCGCCGGCAAAGAGGACCTGGACGCGCTGAAGGCTGACGACCCCCAGGACGTTGTCCTTATCGATGCCGAGGCGATGCCTCGCGCGGAGCTGAAGGCCTGCGCCCGCCGCTGCGCCCAGCTCGAGGTCCCCGCCATCGCCATGGTGCCCGAAAGGATGGTCGCGTCACTCGACACCGCCCTTGAGGTCAAGGACTTCATCGTGAGCCCGCCCAGGCCCGAGGAGATGGTCAAGCGCGTCCTCAGGGCCACGGACAGGCCGAAGCCGGAGTCCGGCGGCGAGACAATCAAGGTCGGCGACCTCATAATCAACCCCACCAACTACGAGGTCAGCCTCCGCGGCCGCAGCGTCAACCTCCGATTCAAGGAATACGAGCTGCTGCACCTCATGGCCACCAACCCCGGCCGCGTCTTCACCCGCGAGATGCTCCTGGAGCGCATCTGGGGCTACGACTACCTGGGCGGCACACGCACGGTGGACGTACACGTCCGCCGACTCCGCAGCAAGATTGAGGACGCGGACAACCCCCTCATCGAGACCGTCTGGAACGTGGGCTACCGCTTCAAGGATGCCAGGCGCGCCACCTGA
- the lipB gene encoding lipoyl(octanoyl) transferase LipB produces the protein MQTLPAIPMGVTPYAEAWDLQRRLHARVVEGTLPGAMLLLQHPHVFTIGRRGKPFHVLANEAQLRELGVEVHEIDRGGEVTYHGPGQLVGYPIIDVRKAGGPLTYVRSLEQAIIATLADFGIAAESAGGPTGVWVGEAKIAAIGVKVGRGVSTHGFALNVTTVLSYFSHIVPCGMPDAPVTSIASLKPRFGTMDAVISSFCRRFGEVAGYDIEFTTLDAIEPRSAALDAAG, from the coding sequence ATGCAGACCCTCCCCGCCATCCCGATGGGCGTCACCCCCTACGCCGAGGCATGGGACCTCCAGAGGCGGCTGCACGCCCGCGTCGTCGAGGGAACGCTGCCGGGCGCAATGCTGCTGCTCCAGCACCCGCACGTCTTCACCATCGGCCGCAGGGGTAAGCCGTTCCACGTCCTTGCAAACGAGGCGCAGCTCCGAGAGCTCGGCGTGGAGGTGCACGAGATCGACCGCGGCGGCGAGGTCACCTACCACGGCCCCGGCCAGCTCGTCGGCTACCCAATCATCGACGTCCGCAAGGCCGGCGGCCCGCTCACGTACGTCCGCTCGCTGGAGCAGGCGATAATCGCCACGCTGGCAGACTTCGGCATCGCCGCGGAGAGCGCGGGCGGCCCCACGGGCGTGTGGGTGGGCGAGGCCAAGATCGCCGCCATCGGCGTAAAGGTCGGGCGCGGCGTCTCCACGCACGGCTTCGCCCTCAACGTAACCACGGTCCTCTCCTACTTCAGCCACATCGTCCCCTGCGGCATGCCGGACGCCCCCGTGACCTCCATTGCCTCCCTCAAGCCGCGATTCGGCACGATGGACGCGGTTATTTCCTCCTTCTGCCGCCGATTCGGCGAGGTCGCCGGCTACGACATCGAGTTCACCACGCTCGACGCTATAGAGCCGCGCAGCGCCGCCCTGGACGCCGCGGGATGA
- a CDS encoding penicillin acylase family protein, which translates to MNVARLLFRAALGTRLPVTSGAISVSGLSGEVRVRRDSYGIPYIEAETDDDAWYGVGFCQGQDRAFKLEGLLRVANGTLSDMVGPQGLPVDRLSRRIGFRRSAAAQLAAFSPEVRSKVAAFARGVTDGARLGAKRPAHEFALVRSLPSPFAAEDIVAIYLLQCFALAANWDLELARLRILKEDGPEALLALDPAYPADHPVTSPPGAVAGETIGRLEADLKAYAELVGTGGASNNWAISPARTSSGEAVLANDPHLLPVLPPHWYLAHVRTPRWAMCGALLTGLPVFAIGHNGHVAWGVTLGLADNTDLFIEEVGPDGASVREGDRFAPCRVARETIMVKGQAEVLEEVLITPRGPVVGPAIMPDAGALSLKALWLQAAPVNGFLGAHQARTAREFRELFRDWPHLSLNVVFADDKGAIGWQLAGAVPARRKGHGTMPQAGWDAGAGWESDPVDFDRMPYLLDPPEGFVATANNQPQPSAAEPFLGIDWIEGYRIARIRQILESRTGWDVSAAMQAQMDRVSLPWGEIKEHVLAAPVSTPRARRAVSVLRTWDGVVSADSPGAAVFELFLAEMTARTATAKAPRTWKRALGKGDSAVVPWSIFSARRVGHLAKLLKTQPTGWFDRTWPQEVAEALEAVTVRLEATHGPDPSGWAWGRVRRLTLRHPVGERAGLGRVFNLGPFPIPGDTNTVAQAAVDPIDPAANPIVVPSLRMAVEVGNWESCRFSMPGGQSGNPLSPHYSDLLEFWKKGEGVPIAWSPENIDRAAKSTLVLSPEAS; encoded by the coding sequence ATGAACGTGGCCCGCCTGCTATTCCGGGCGGCGCTGGGCACACGCCTGCCGGTGACGTCCGGCGCAATCTCCGTATCCGGCCTGAGCGGCGAGGTCCGCGTGCGCCGCGACAGCTACGGCATTCCCTACATTGAGGCAGAGACCGATGACGACGCCTGGTACGGCGTCGGCTTCTGCCAGGGGCAAGACCGGGCGTTCAAGCTGGAGGGGCTGCTGCGCGTCGCCAACGGCACACTCTCGGATATGGTGGGCCCGCAGGGGCTGCCCGTAGACCGCCTCTCCCGCCGCATCGGCTTCCGCCGCAGCGCGGCCGCCCAGCTCGCCGCCTTCTCGCCGGAGGTGCGCTCGAAGGTCGCCGCATTCGCCCGCGGCGTCACCGACGGCGCGCGCCTGGGGGCAAAGAGGCCGGCGCACGAGTTCGCGCTGGTCCGCTCCCTACCCTCTCCGTTCGCGGCGGAGGATATCGTCGCCATCTATCTTCTCCAGTGCTTCGCCCTCGCGGCAAACTGGGACCTGGAGCTCGCGCGCCTTCGCATACTCAAGGAGGACGGCCCGGAAGCGCTCCTTGCGCTGGACCCGGCCTACCCCGCCGACCACCCGGTAACATCGCCCCCCGGCGCGGTCGCCGGCGAGACGATAGGCAGACTTGAGGCCGATCTCAAAGCATACGCCGAGCTCGTCGGCACGGGCGGCGCGTCCAACAACTGGGCTATCTCCCCTGCTCGCACGTCCTCCGGCGAGGCCGTGCTGGCCAACGATCCCCACCTGCTGCCGGTGCTACCCCCGCACTGGTACCTGGCGCACGTCCGAACTCCCAGGTGGGCCATGTGCGGCGCGCTCCTCACGGGCCTCCCAGTCTTCGCCATCGGCCACAACGGACACGTGGCCTGGGGCGTGACGCTGGGGCTGGCGGACAACACGGACCTGTTCATTGAGGAGGTGGGGCCGGACGGCGCAAGCGTCCGCGAAGGCGACCGCTTCGCACCGTGCCGGGTCGCGCGGGAGACCATCATGGTGAAGGGCCAGGCCGAGGTGCTTGAAGAGGTGCTGATCACCCCTCGCGGCCCCGTGGTGGGACCGGCGATTATGCCGGATGCCGGCGCGCTGTCCCTGAAGGCGTTGTGGCTCCAGGCCGCCCCGGTCAACGGCTTTCTCGGCGCTCACCAGGCCCGGACAGCGCGCGAGTTCAGGGAGCTATTCCGGGACTGGCCGCACCTCTCGTTAAACGTCGTGTTCGCCGATGACAAGGGCGCAATCGGTTGGCAGCTCGCGGGGGCTGTTCCGGCGCGCCGCAAGGGGCACGGCACAATGCCCCAGGCGGGGTGGGACGCGGGCGCGGGGTGGGAAAGCGACCCGGTGGACTTCGACCGCATGCCGTACCTCCTGGACCCGCCGGAGGGCTTTGTAGCCACTGCAAACAACCAGCCGCAGCCCTCGGCCGCTGAGCCCTTTCTCGGCATCGACTGGATTGAGGGATACCGGATCGCCCGCATCCGGCAAATACTGGAGTCGCGCACAGGGTGGGATGTAAGTGCGGCCATGCAGGCGCAGATGGACCGCGTTTCGTTACCATGGGGCGAAATCAAGGAGCACGTTCTCGCCGCGCCGGTATCCACCCCGCGTGCCAGGAGGGCGGTATCTGTCCTGCGAACATGGGACGGCGTGGTCTCTGCAGACTCCCCGGGTGCGGCAGTATTCGAATTGTTCCTGGCGGAGATGACGGCCCGGACGGCGACGGCAAAGGCGCCCCGGACATGGAAGCGCGCGCTGGGAAAGGGCGATTCCGCCGTTGTCCCATGGTCGATCTTCTCCGCGCGGCGCGTCGGCCACCTTGCGAAGCTCCTGAAAACGCAGCCGACCGGCTGGTTCGACCGCACGTGGCCCCAGGAGGTCGCCGAGGCGCTCGAGGCAGTGACCGTCCGTCTGGAGGCGACGCATGGGCCGGACCCCTCCGGCTGGGCGTGGGGCCGCGTTCGCCGCCTGACGCTGCGGCACCCGGTGGGCGAACGGGCTGGCCTGGGGCGCGTCTTCAACCTGGGGCCGTTCCCTATACCCGGTGACACCAACACGGTCGCCCAGGCGGCCGTCGACCCTATAGACCCTGCCGCCAACCCGATCGTTGTCCCATCGCTAAGAATGGCCGTGGAGGTGGGCAACTGGGAGAGTTGCCGCTTCTCCATGCCGGGCGGCCAGTCCGGGAATCCCCTCTCCCCGCACTACTCGGACCTGCTCGAATTCTGGAAAAAAGGGGAGGGCGTTCCCATAGCGTGGTCGCCGGAAAATATCGACAGGGCGGCGAAATCTACGCTGGTGCTGTCCCCGGAGGCGTCCTGA